Genomic window (Bombyx mori chromosome 9, ASM3026992v2):
aatggAAGTTATTGAGGATGGAAATATTATTGATAGGATCCCAATTTTGTTGCAAAGAGATTTGGAGTATTATCAGGTTGGTTTATCCaaagtttttattcaaattaataataacataacattaataataacgtaatcaaaatttcataataaaaagcTAACTCAATTTTATGTACTAAATACTACTCAAATGGGTAAATGTCTTATTTATACAcatataaaatactaaaataatgaCTACATCAACAGGCTTAGCTTTTTATCTGATTTCAAAATTggttcaaaatttatttaggtTAATGTTAGTCAAGCTGCAGCTGTCTGCTTATAAATAAGTattaaatttccaaaaaaatcaGAATTTAATTATGGtatcttaaaataatttctgtatAATTAAATAAGGGAAGTAAATATGTCTTTGTTTAAGAAGTTAATTATTTgttaacatatacatatatagttataCATATTAGGATAAAATTtcgttaaattaataaaagcatGATACTAAAAAATTTGCTTAAAAACTGAGAAACCATGTTTTGCAATAGCAAGTAGGATAAATGCAATTGATCCTTAAACTTCAGGTgccgatattttatttatttgggtgtTTTCAGAAAAACCAAACAGTTTTGTCGGAGACAATCTGCCGCAGTGTAGTCGGTGGTAGACTCGATTTCCCTAGGAACGCTTCTTTCGCTGCTGTCAAAATAGTGCTATGGCTAGAAGAGGAGTTTTCGATTGCTTTCAAGTAATTGTATCTTTTCAACTATTTATTTAGAAATGGTTGCTATAGTGGAACagggttaaattatagttaaacTAAGTGTTGCTGAGCCTTTATAGCTAGGTACCATAGTACTTACAAGGGTAGGAACTGTCTACAAACAAACTTGCGATTGACCTCACATCTCAAGATTGGTGGCATTAAGGTTTCTGAGatccggaaaccacttaacaccggataagccgtgaactcgttcactcCTATAGAAAGtagcaaaaattaaaattcttatGATTATTGGTCTTGTCTGTGGATAACTTAATAATTATTCCTTGAAATAACGAAATTTGATGCAGCTTTCATTAGTGTTTAGGATAGACTCCTTTTCAGAAATAACTATTGAGCTTTAAGTGCTCTTATCAGTAGACAGCTATTAATGATAGTTCTAATGTGTCTTCAGACAAGGTTCTGGAATGTTCGTGAAcaccgaagaagaagaagagaaacTAGAAGGCGGAGTGGCGAAGACTTCTGATCCGGATAAATTCGTACAGTTGACCGTCAAGTCGAGTGACGCGCTGTTAGGTAACGGCCCGGGTCGGGAAATGAGAACAGAAATGACATTGAACACTTCGAAACAGTTTTCTCTCAATTTGCAAATTGATTTCGATGCTattcaaaaaaaagttttaataaagcGGACTTTGATGTTACGTATCAAATAACGTTACGTGCATACTAAATACTAAAAGTTACCAAAGCCTTAGAGTAAGTATCTGTTTTTATTCCATAAGAGAATAGCGCCCACATTTATTTGGATACTTATCTTTAAGCGCCCATTGTAAGCACCGGATGATTTGAGTATGTTCATATTTTATGACCTATAACAGCGGTACGATAATAAAATGGCGTTACAAAAAGCTAGTCGCGGCTCTGAGTTTTACGAGCAAGCTTAATGTTGTATTAATGCTTTGTCTGGAAAGTTCTATTTGGAATCGTGCACACGTCCGCACGCAGTGTGCCAGCCCTTCATCGCATgtcattgaaataaataaaacaagtacTTTGGCAGCAGGTCGCCAATGATGATGGTTGTAAATATATGTCATGTTACGTatgtaataattatgtattagaATACATGGAACCTCACAGATATCAGACCTCTagcaaaaaattttttgttagaAAATATCCACGCTTCTTCAATATCCCTAGGATTCTACAGATTTTAACCCACTCTGGTAGGTATAGGCAGCCGCATGGTTGCGTCCCTGGCCTTGCTGTCCTCTGTAAGCgggaccactcaccatcgggtgggtcgTTTCACTACAAATACatatgctctgaggaattgtttgaattattccatcatctcgtttttaccatcacaccgcgcgccaccggagcagagttcatccatactacctgtagccactgcggtcatccacagtgcgtttccagagatcttttttgtcacgtatcatccggctttggaatgacttctcctccacggtgtttcccgagcgctatgacatgtccttctccaaacgaggcttgtgtagagtacttaacggtaggcagcagcttggctctgtccctggcattgctgaagactatgagcgacggtaaccactcaccatcaggtgggccgtgtgctcgactgccaacaagggcaataaaaaaacaccttttTTTGCCGCAAATCAGTAATACATTCCCGTTTAAGACATTTGGCTACAGTGACTAGGCTTTGGTAAGCACTTACAATAACATGAACTGTGAGCCCGTGGACATAAGCAATGTTAAAACGGAAGCGATTGTTGATTACGTATTGAATATGTATacgaaaaaaattactaaaaacccTTGGTATTTAATTCACCACTAATAACAAATACCAAATTATTGCTTGGAGTTATAACTAATCTTCCATTTTTGTATAGGTAgctacattttactggtggtaagacctcttgtgagcccgcgcgggtgggtaccaccaccctgcctatctctgccgtgaagcagtaatgcgtttcggtttaaagggtggggcagccgttgtaactacttgagaccttagaacttatatctcaaggtgggtggcgcatttacgttgtggatgtctatgggctccagtaaccacttaacaccaggtgggctgtgagctcgtccacacatctaagttataaaaaaaaacccaatttaCTTGACTCGTTCAAAAATCTATTTCTCAAACCATAAAGgggaaaatttacaatttcatattattattattaatctgtgTACATTTTCCGCCTCTAGAGCATCTCCACATGTTGGTGCAAGAGGCACTGGACCACGCCGACCTCCCGGTGCTGACCGCCACCCTGGGAGCCGCAGCACTGCTTAAAAACAGTCTGTATTGCTACTTACAGCACGTGGAAGACTCTGGCAACGCTGAAAGATTCTCTATATTGCAAGTATGTGAAGTTACAGTAttctcttcggttttcgcgcTTCGGAGACCAAAAGTACTTTAACTGactaatctcgcgtttattatttccaCATTATTCATTTcaacgtttcaaatactttgcTGTGTAGCTACGTGGTCTCGGCTGGTATACAAGTGTTCATTTATTGgttgtgtattttaaaattttgttcgcGTTCACATTGTGACGTGATTTGGCAAACATGattcaatataattgagacattGACCTCATCATACCTCAAGTGTGGCGTGACGCTCGCGTGCAAGGGGGATTGGGTTGCAGTTCTTGAAATTACGGTTATATCCGGTTATCATCACATCACACGTGTGACTCATCAGTGATTTGTTCTCTGATAGCTTTTAAAGTgatacttttattacatcgtttcaaactttttcgtctgtgtgttgcatgtcgcgtgacggtcggccgcggagtagggataacgtgaaaggcgctcgtcagagcagccaaggccaatatggcggcggattcaataaaaatattagttggaGACTTAGTCTACTTTTATCCTTTCCCATTATCATTTCAATTTTCCAAGCATAAAATTAGCATTGATAAAGCGGTTTTTATACCCTTAATAGAATattacttcaatttttttttgttaaatgtctataatgtgaagaaaagtttcacttttaccgtggtctcataaaaccacacaatctttttttttattggccttgtaggtagacgagtatacggcccacctgacggtgagtgttTATCGTCAcccaaggacttcagcaatgccgagGGCACATCCAAGCTGCATCCATACCACTTCTAAATTACTAATTGTATTGCAGCACGACAGTACGTTGTCTGTCGACGCGTCACGTGAGTGGTGCTGGTACAAACGAATCGATTATCTGACGATTTGtttagtatacattttttttattgcttaggtgattggacgagctcacggcccacctggtgttaagtgattactggagcccatagacatctacaacgtaaatgcgccacccaccctgagatataagttctaagttctcggtatagttacaacggctaccccgccctttaaaccgaaacgcattactgcttcacggcagaaataggcagggtg
Coding sequences:
- the LOC134199323 gene encoding uncharacterized protein LOC134199323, whose protein sequence is MEVIEDGNIIDRIPILLQRDLEYYQKNQTVLSETICRSVVGGRLDFPRNASFAAVKIVLWLEEEFSIAFKQGSGMFVNTEEEEEKLEGGVAKTSDPDKFVQLTVKSSDALLGNGPGREMRTEMTLNTSKQFSLNLQIDFDAIQKKVLIKRTLMLRIK